A window of the Acidimicrobiales bacterium genome harbors these coding sequences:
- a CDS encoding tetrahydrodipicolinate N-succinyltransferase N-terminal domain-containing protein, translating into MTASRVIGSVDDFKAMVAEVEGRSGYRTPAAYGFGIATVSDSADGPKTLDTDFLVTNLGENAGTAAAVADALGGFATGTIELDAAALTAIVERFAPFVDDGRDHPNLTALQALLAWAQVDQPAPVPGHRRIAVAVAVTELTDAPMSASDVYLRLTLLSQCKVRPHGISLDGAFGKLNNAVWSNHGPIDPDQFDAVKTHLRLAGQHLHVYNVDKFPRMLDYVVPQGVRIGDGSRVRLGAHLGAGTTVMHEGFVNFNAGTVGPNMVEGRISAGVMVAADSDLGGGCSTMGTLSGGGTTIISVGERCLIGANAGIGISLGDDCTVEAGLYVTGGTPVLVCGLKGYDDGATIKARELSGADGLLLRRNGRTGTVEVHPNGAKWSGLNEALHQN; encoded by the coding sequence ATGACTGCTTCGCGTGTGATTGGGTCCGTCGACGACTTCAAGGCGATGGTGGCCGAGGTCGAAGGGCGGAGCGGCTATCGCACGCCGGCGGCCTATGGGTTCGGCATCGCCACGGTCAGTGACTCGGCCGATGGCCCCAAGACCCTCGACACCGACTTCCTGGTCACGAATCTCGGCGAGAACGCCGGCACGGCAGCCGCGGTCGCCGACGCCCTCGGCGGATTCGCCACCGGCACCATCGAGCTCGATGCCGCTGCGCTCACCGCGATCGTCGAGCGTTTCGCCCCCTTCGTCGATGACGGCCGTGATCACCCCAACCTGACAGCACTTCAAGCTCTGCTGGCCTGGGCCCAGGTCGATCAGCCGGCACCCGTGCCCGGACACCGACGGATCGCCGTGGCGGTCGCGGTCACCGAGTTGACCGACGCTCCGATGTCGGCCTCCGATGTCTATCTCCGGCTCACCCTGCTCTCGCAGTGCAAGGTGCGGCCCCACGGCATCAGCCTCGACGGTGCCTTCGGCAAGCTCAACAATGCGGTCTGGAGCAACCACGGCCCGATCGATCCCGACCAGTTCGACGCCGTGAAGACTCATCTCCGCCTCGCCGGCCAGCACCTTCACGTCTACAACGTCGACAAGTTCCCCCGGATGCTCGACTACGTCGTGCCCCAGGGCGTTCGCATCGGTGACGGATCCCGAGTCCGCCTCGGCGCCCACCTCGGCGCCGGCACCACCGTGATGCATGAAGGCTTCGTCAACTTCAACGCCGGCACCGTCGGCCCGAACATGGTCGAGGGCCGCATCTCCGCCGGCGTCATGGTGGCCGCCGATTCCGATCTCGGCGGTGGCTGCTCCACCATGGGTACCCTGTCGGGCGGTGGCACGACGATCATTTCGGTGGGGGAGCGCTGCCTCATCGGTGCCAACGCCGGCATCGGGATCTCACTCGGCGATGACTGCACCGTCGAGGCCGGACTCTACGTCACCGGTGGCACGCCGGTCCTCGTCTGCGGTCTGAAGGGCTACGACGACGGCGCCACCATCAAGGCCCGTGAACTGAGTGGGGCCGACGGCCTCTTGCTGCGCCGCAACGGCCGAACGGGCACCGTCGAGGTGCATCCGAACGGCGCCAAGTGGAGTGGACTCAACGAGGCCCTGCACCAAAACTGA
- a CDS encoding DUF4395 domain-containing protein, which produces MTTTTPSLPTAASPRSLFGFPALVNEVAARVVASGVVLMTALYLATGSPLVLVPLVYGFLARVAAGPKLSPLGRLAVEVIVPRLPVRGRLVPGPPKRFAQSIGATLSSGALIAQLTGHTDAAFALIAMITGAALLEAAAGFCLGCTIFGWLMRAGVIPQDTCEACNDLSKHPAFVD; this is translated from the coding sequence ATGACGACGACCACCCCCTCCCTCCCGACGGCGGCCAGCCCGAGGTCGCTCTTCGGTTTCCCCGCGCTGGTCAACGAGGTGGCGGCCCGGGTCGTTGCCTCGGGCGTGGTCCTGATGACGGCGCTCTATCTCGCCACCGGATCGCCGCTGGTCCTGGTCCCGCTGGTGTACGGGTTCCTCGCCCGAGTTGCTGCCGGCCCGAAGCTGTCGCCTCTGGGACGGCTCGCGGTCGAGGTGATCGTTCCTCGCTTGCCGGTTCGGGGACGCCTGGTTCCGGGACCACCCAAGCGTTTCGCCCAGAGCATTGGCGCCACCCTCTCGAGCGGCGCATTGATCGCACAGCTCACCGGACACACCGACGCCGCGTTCGCGCTGATCGCCATGATTACTGGCGCTGCGTTGCTCGAGGCGGCGGCAGGCTTTTGCCTTGGATGCACGATCTTCGGCTGGCTGATGCGAGCCGGGGTGATTCCGCAGGACACCTGTGAAGCCTGCAACGACTTGTCGAAGCATCCGGCTTTCGTCGACTGA
- a CDS encoding GNAT family N-acetyltransferase, with translation MGNAPEAPEDLEAALAAWETDVLLADGSTAHLRPIRPSDRDRLEAFHGRQSPESIYFRYFRFRPELSDAELEHFTNVDYFDRMAFVVVRGDDLIAVARYEPWTDRNEAEVAFFVDDAYRGRGLATILLEFLAAAGRRRQLDGFTATVLPENYGMLRVFRKAGFDVTTKFADGVIEVTLGIDVTDDAQAAIGARFRRSTVRSVARMLEPTSIVMVGASRRPGSVGHEVLRHLAEAPFAGSLSLVHPEADAILGIDAHRRIGDIEPAPDLAIIAVPAASVASVIEDCVDAGVGSALVFTAGFSDAGPEGAELERRLLATVRDAGVRMVGPNAFGLANTDPEVNLQALFLPVKVVAGHVGLLSQSGPLGAAVLDDLARAGVGISSFAALGNRADVSVNDLLHYWAVDERTKAIALYIENFGNLRTFTALAREISPTKPILAVASPDDDLNELLRQSGVILVDQISDLADHARFVVDQPLPAGRRAAVVSNTSSVARLAVAACRRSGLEIAGPDGEALLIEDVEQPTSGSEHLSVYERAVVRAALSADVDAVLVALVPSLHLPANELVELLQRVDRAVTKPIVAAGLVTNEAFSIEGIPTFRFPEGAAGVLGRFARHAEWRQSAEAPLVEATEERAATIVATVSELLGERPAAEGRDLTDAESQRLLDVIGVPYAAAIDVADADEAIAAAESLGFPVALKGRGLAHRTAGESGGTALDIQQPEQLVDTLHRMREQFGDDLDPVTVQVMVPSGLHLQIDLVQDFERGASLAISPGGAIGGLVGRQVRALPASRADLRALCSAPWLVDSAGPDTRAAVEDMLVALAEAAAAAPELAELELNPVLAGPDGAVAVDGRLRLRPWPTSILDGLRHV, from the coding sequence GTGGGAAACGCGCCCGAAGCTCCCGAAGACCTCGAAGCCGCCCTTGCCGCCTGGGAAACCGACGTGCTGCTTGCCGATGGGTCGACTGCACATCTCCGCCCGATTCGACCGAGCGATCGTGATCGACTCGAAGCCTTTCACGGTCGGCAGTCGCCCGAGTCCATCTACTTCCGTTACTTCCGTTTCCGGCCCGAGCTGAGCGATGCCGAGCTCGAACACTTCACGAATGTCGATTACTTCGACCGCATGGCCTTCGTGGTGGTCCGGGGCGACGACCTGATCGCGGTCGCACGCTACGAACCGTGGACCGATCGCAACGAGGCCGAGGTGGCCTTCTTCGTCGACGATGCCTACCGGGGTCGCGGGCTGGCGACGATCCTGTTGGAGTTCCTGGCCGCCGCAGGCCGGCGTCGGCAGCTCGACGGCTTCACCGCCACTGTCCTGCCGGAGAACTACGGCATGCTGCGCGTGTTCCGCAAAGCCGGCTTCGATGTCACGACCAAGTTCGCCGACGGAGTGATCGAGGTGACCCTCGGGATCGACGTCACCGACGACGCCCAGGCCGCCATCGGCGCTCGGTTCCGGCGCTCGACGGTTCGATCGGTCGCCCGGATGCTCGAGCCGACCTCGATCGTGATGGTCGGAGCGTCCCGGCGTCCGGGCTCGGTCGGGCACGAAGTCCTCCGGCACCTGGCCGAAGCCCCGTTTGCCGGAAGTCTCTCACTCGTGCACCCCGAGGCCGACGCCATCCTCGGGATCGACGCCCACCGACGGATTGGAGACATCGAGCCGGCACCTGATCTTGCGATCATCGCCGTGCCGGCGGCGTCGGTGGCGTCGGTCATCGAAGACTGCGTCGACGCCGGTGTCGGTTCGGCCCTGGTCTTCACCGCCGGATTCTCCGACGCCGGCCCCGAGGGCGCCGAGCTCGAACGACGCTTGTTGGCGACGGTGCGCGATGCGGGGGTCAGAATGGTCGGGCCCAACGCCTTCGGTCTCGCCAACACCGATCCCGAGGTCAACCTCCAGGCGCTCTTCCTCCCGGTCAAGGTCGTGGCCGGGCACGTGGGGCTGCTGTCGCAGTCGGGCCCGCTCGGTGCCGCCGTGCTCGACGATCTGGCCCGTGCCGGTGTCGGCATCTCGAGTTTTGCCGCCCTGGGCAACCGGGCCGACGTCTCGGTGAACGACCTGCTCCACTACTGGGCGGTCGACGAGCGGACCAAGGCCATCGCCCTGTACATCGAGAACTTCGGCAACCTCCGAACGTTCACGGCGCTCGCCCGCGAAATCTCACCGACGAAGCCGATCCTCGCCGTCGCGTCCCCCGACGACGATCTCAACGAGCTCCTCCGTCAGTCGGGTGTCATCCTCGTCGACCAGATCTCCGACCTCGCCGACCACGCCCGCTTCGTCGTCGACCAGCCGCTGCCTGCAGGGCGCCGTGCCGCCGTCGTGTCCAACACCTCGTCGGTGGCTCGCCTCGCCGTCGCGGCCTGTCGCCGCTCCGGCCTCGAGATCGCCGGCCCCGACGGCGAGGCCCTTCTGATCGAGGACGTGGAGCAGCCGACGAGCGGGTCGGAACACCTGTCGGTCTACGAGCGAGCCGTGGTTCGCGCTGCGTTGTCCGCCGATGTCGATGCCGTACTCGTTGCGTTGGTGCCGTCGCTGCACCTACCGGCGAACGAACTCGTCGAACTGCTCCAGCGGGTCGATCGTGCCGTGACCAAGCCGATCGTCGCCGCCGGCCTCGTCACGAACGAGGCGTTCTCGATCGAAGGCATCCCCACCTTCCGATTCCCCGAGGGTGCTGCCGGCGTTCTCGGACGATTTGCACGTCATGCCGAATGGCGCCAGTCCGCCGAGGCACCCCTGGTCGAGGCAACCGAAGAGCGGGCAGCAACGATCGTTGCGACGGTTTCGGAATTGCTCGGCGAGCGGCCGGCCGCCGAGGGCCGGGATCTCACCGACGCCGAATCGCAGCGACTGCTCGACGTCATCGGCGTCCCGTACGCCGCAGCGATCGACGTTGCCGATGCCGACGAGGCCATCGCTGCTGCCGAGTCGCTCGGCTTCCCCGTTGCGCTCAAAGGGCGCGGGCTCGCCCATCGCACGGCCGGTGAGAGCGGCGGGACGGCGCTCGACATCCAACAGCCCGAGCAACTCGTCGACACCCTACATCGGATGCGTGAGCAGTTCGGCGACGATCTCGATCCGGTCACGGTGCAGGTCATGGTGCCGAGCGGGCTCCATCTCCAGATCGATCTCGTGCAGGACTTCGAGCGTGGCGCCAGTCTCGCCATCAGCCCGGGCGGTGCGATCGGAGGGTTGGTGGGCCGTCAGGTGCGGGCGTTGCCCGCGAGCCGTGCCGACCTCCGTGCGCTGTGTTCGGCTCCGTGGCTCGTCGACAGTGCAGGACCAGACACCCGCGCCGCTGTCGAAGACATGTTGGTCGCGCTCGCCGAAGCCGCCGCCGCTGCGCCCGAGCTGGCCGAGCTCGAACTCAATCCGGTGCTGGCCGGTCCCGATGGCGCGGTCGCCGTGGACGGTCGTCTGCGATTGCGGCCGTGGCCGACCTCGATCCTCGACGGACTGCGCCACGTCTGA
- a CDS encoding citrate synthase, whose protein sequence is MPETVTITDNRTGQSVEIPIVDGGIDAKEFAKLMPGTWFYDPSFSATASTSSAITDLDGVNGILRYRGYPIEQLAEQSTFLEVCYLLLNGELPNAEQMDTWVHDVTYHTFIHENMRKRFMEGFHHDAHPMGMLVSAIAALSTFYPEAKDIDDPANRYRQINRLISKVPTLAAMAYRASIGMPFVYPDNNLSYAENFLSMMWRVAEPNYTADPVLARALDVLLILHADHEQNCSTTTMRVVGSSHADPYSAAAAATAALYGPRHGGANEQVIHMLHDIGTYDNIEPFIESVKKGEGRLMGFGHRVYKSYDPRAKIVKEQADNVFEVTGRNPLLDIALKLEEVALTDDYFKSRNLYPNVDFYTGLIYQAMNIPMDMFTVMFTIGRMPGWLAHWQELLEQGQRISRPRQLYTGVGVRDYVPLDAR, encoded by the coding sequence GTGCCTGAAACCGTCACGATCACCGACAACCGCACGGGACAGAGCGTCGAGATCCCGATTGTCGACGGCGGAATCGACGCCAAAGAGTTCGCCAAGCTCATGCCCGGCACCTGGTTCTACGACCCGAGCTTCAGCGCCACCGCCTCGACCTCGAGTGCCATCACCGACCTCGACGGCGTCAACGGCATCCTGCGCTACCGCGGCTACCCCATCGAACAGCTCGCCGAGCAGTCGACGTTTCTCGAGGTCTGCTACCTGCTGCTCAACGGCGAACTGCCGAACGCCGAGCAGATGGACACTTGGGTCCACGACGTCACGTACCACACCTTCATCCACGAGAACATGCGCAAGCGGTTCATGGAGGGCTTCCACCACGATGCCCACCCGATGGGCATGTTGGTGTCGGCCATCGCAGCGCTGTCCACCTTCTACCCCGAAGCGAAGGACATCGACGATCCTGCCAACCGCTACCGGCAGATCAACCGATTGATCTCGAAGGTCCCCACCCTGGCGGCCATGGCCTACCGGGCCAGCATCGGCATGCCGTTCGTCTACCCCGACAACAACCTGAGCTACGCCGAGAACTTCCTCTCGATGATGTGGCGTGTCGCCGAGCCGAACTACACCGCCGATCCGGTGTTGGCCCGGGCGCTCGATGTCCTGCTCATCCTCCACGCCGACCACGAGCAGAACTGCTCCACCACCACGATGCGGGTCGTCGGTTCCAGCCATGCCGACCCGTACTCGGCGGCCGCCGCTGCCACCGCTGCGCTCTACGGTCCTCGCCACGGCGGTGCCAACGAGCAGGTCATCCACATGCTCCACGACATCGGCACCTACGACAACATCGAGCCTTTCATCGAGAGCGTGAAGAAGGGTGAAGGTCGTCTCATGGGCTTCGGTCACCGGGTCTACAAGTCCTACGACCCGCGGGCCAAGATCGTGAAGGAGCAGGCCGACAACGTCTTCGAGGTCACGGGTCGCAACCCGCTGCTCGACATCGCACTCAAGCTCGAAGAGGTCGCCCTCACCGACGACTACTTCAAGAGCCGCAACCTGTACCCGAACGTCGACTTCTATACCGGCCTCATCTACCAGGCCATGAACATCCCGATGGACATGTTCACCGTCATGTTCACGATCGGCCGGATGCCCGGATGGCTGGCCCACTGGCAGGAGCTCCTCGAGCAGGGCCAGCGCATCTCTCGTCCCCGCCAGCTCTACACCGGCGTCGGCGTTCGCGACTACGTACCGCTCGACGCTCGCTGA
- a CDS encoding carboxyl transferase domain-containing protein, with translation MSSSVPIWASSSSQTRAAFTNLDGRRVMLVSISDGDNRGALTVHDAAVLERAFRSAREERVPIVGLLSTSGVDVAEGVEAVVGWGRAASELVKSSGVVPILLAATGPVVSGPALMLGLADFTFFTADAYAFVSGPHMVASFTGVPITAEELGGAGSHARSSGVATMIVADGDEVIEAMSAVLSYLPDHVDVLPERAETSDPIDRDTAIAATTVPSHPTGSYDVRDIIRDLADDDEFLEIRAAFAPNLVTGFATIDGFTVGIVANQSQALAGSIDIPASHKGARFVQACDSFGIPLITLVDTSGFLPGKDLEWRGMIRHGAQLAFAYARATVPRIALIIRKSYGGAYIVMDSRYMGNDLMLAWPNAEVAVMGAKGAVEILHRKASPDERVQLELDYEARYLTPYPTAERGSISGVIDPIDTRREIGAALAMLITKREPLRARRHDNMPL, from the coding sequence ATGAGTTCTTCGGTACCGATCTGGGCGTCGTCCTCCTCACAGACCCGAGCGGCGTTCACCAACCTCGACGGTCGGCGAGTGATGCTGGTGTCGATCAGCGACGGCGACAACCGAGGAGCACTCACGGTCCACGACGCTGCGGTACTCGAGCGTGCCTTCCGTTCCGCCCGAGAGGAACGGGTACCCATTGTCGGACTGCTCTCCACGTCGGGTGTCGATGTCGCCGAAGGTGTCGAAGCCGTCGTCGGCTGGGGCCGCGCCGCCAGCGAACTCGTCAAGTCGTCGGGCGTGGTTCCCATCCTGCTCGCGGCCACCGGACCGGTCGTGTCGGGTCCGGCGCTGATGCTCGGACTCGCCGACTTCACGTTCTTCACCGCCGACGCCTACGCCTTCGTCTCAGGCCCACACATGGTGGCGTCGTTCACGGGGGTGCCGATCACGGCCGAAGAGCTCGGCGGCGCCGGCTCACATGCCCGCTCCAGCGGCGTGGCCACGATGATCGTCGCCGATGGCGACGAGGTCATCGAGGCGATGTCCGCGGTGCTGTCGTACCTGCCCGATCATGTCGACGTGCTTCCCGAGCGGGCCGAGACCAGCGATCCGATCGACCGCGACACCGCCATCGCTGCCACGACCGTGCCGTCACATCCGACCGGTTCCTACGATGTGCGAGACATCATCCGCGACCTGGCCGACGACGACGAGTTCCTCGAGATTCGGGCGGCCTTCGCTCCCAATCTCGTCACCGGCTTCGCCACGATCGACGGCTTCACGGTCGGCATCGTCGCCAATCAAAGCCAGGCCCTCGCCGGGAGCATCGACATCCCGGCCAGCCACAAGGGTGCCCGATTCGTCCAGGCCTGTGACTCCTTCGGCATTCCGCTCATCACGCTGGTCGACACCTCGGGCTTCCTCCCCGGCAAAGACCTCGAATGGCGCGGCATGATCCGCCACGGTGCCCAACTCGCCTTTGCCTATGCCCGAGCCACGGTGCCCCGTATCGCACTGATCATCCGGAAGTCCTATGGCGGGGCCTACATCGTCATGGACTCTCGCTACATGGGGAACGATCTCATGCTCGCGTGGCCCAACGCCGAGGTCGCGGTGATGGGGGCCAAGGGAGCGGTCGAGATCCTCCATCGCAAGGCATCGCCCGACGAGCGGGTCCAGCTCGAACTCGACTACGAGGCTCGCTACCTCACGCCGTATCCCACGGCGGAACGGGGCTCGATCAGCGGGGTGATCGACCCGATCGACACTCGACGCGAAATCGGTGCGGCGTTGGCGATGCTGATCACGAAACGGGAGCCGTTGCGAGCCCGTCGCCACGACAACATGCCGCTGTGA
- a CDS encoding LysR family transcriptional regulator yields the protein MDLRQLQAFLAVVEHGGFTAAARATHTVQSNISTHVARLERELDATLIDRATGLTTQEGDAVVSRVRRIQSELDSLQADVSSLRGSPRGTVRIGIIGTTARWVTPLLVDALARKAPEVHLVIAEGTTTSLILRLLDGGLDLCVVGLPVDEPEVRCEPLFTEDRIVIAPSDHELASADGPVSMADLAKHRLLLAAEGTPFRQEVDHAFADHGLRATPQLEVDGLRLMASLAFQGYGVAIVPATAIPGWLGGSWVSISVPGLGQRSVGVAVRRRGMPSVAAQVTEDALHSIVAAEAEHVDGVFAAANSGRTDA from the coding sequence ATGGACCTGCGGCAACTCCAAGCATTCCTGGCCGTGGTGGAGCATGGCGGGTTCACCGCCGCCGCCCGGGCCACGCACACGGTCCAATCCAACATCAGCACCCACGTCGCACGGCTCGAACGCGAACTCGACGCCACCCTCATCGATCGAGCAACGGGCCTGACCACACAAGAGGGCGACGCCGTCGTCAGCCGGGTCCGGCGCATCCAGAGCGAACTCGACTCGCTGCAAGCCGACGTCTCCTCGCTGCGTGGTTCACCACGGGGCACCGTGCGCATCGGCATCATCGGCACGACGGCCCGCTGGGTCACGCCGCTATTGGTCGACGCGCTGGCCCGCAAGGCCCCTGAGGTCCACCTGGTCATCGCCGAGGGCACCACCACCTCGCTCATCCTGCGTCTCCTCGACGGCGGCCTCGATCTCTGTGTCGTCGGCCTGCCTGTCGACGAACCCGAGGTCCGGTGCGAGCCGCTCTTCACCGAGGACCGGATCGTCATTGCGCCTTCCGATCACGAACTGGCGTCCGCCGACGGTCCGGTGTCGATGGCCGACCTGGCAAAGCACCGTCTCCTCCTCGCAGCGGAAGGCACCCCGTTCCGGCAAGAAGTCGATCACGCCTTCGCCGACCACGGACTCCGCGCCACGCCGCAACTCGAGGTCGACGGCCTTCGTCTCATGGCGAGCCTTGCGTTCCAGGGCTACGGCGTCGCCATCGTCCCGGCGACTGCCATCCCCGGCTGGCTCGGCGGGAGCTGGGTCAGCATCAGCGTGCCGGGTTTGGGTCAGCGCAGCGTGGGTGTGGCAGTCCGCCGACGCGGCATGCCCTCGGTCGCCGCCCAGGTCACCGAGGACGCGCTCCACTCGATCGTGGCGGCCGAGGCCGAACACGTCGACGGCGTCTTCGCTGCGGCAAATTCCGGTAGAACCGACGCATGA
- a CDS encoding carbohydrate kinase yields MILSAGEALVDVLPDGRAVPGGGPMNAAIAVARLGAPGGFLGRVSTDAHGDAIWAHLEASGVDLRFAQRGPEPTAQAIVTTVPVQSFEFVGEGTADACLEPLDVEAINSTATILHGGTLGIFRGTTAHEYQRVLASFDGIVSFDPNVRPQIMGDDADAWWRFANAWLDRADLVRGSDEDFDWMATTPTEVLERGASVVIRTVGPEGVAVHLASGEIVDVPAKRVDVVDTVGAGDSFCGAVLTQLYERNAPERGLDAVTVDEWREIAAFGVAVAAITVSRAGANPPWRRELALS; encoded by the coding sequence ATGATTCTTTCTGCTGGCGAAGCGCTCGTCGACGTGCTGCCCGACGGGCGAGCCGTACCCGGCGGTGGGCCCATGAACGCGGCGATCGCCGTCGCTCGCCTCGGCGCTCCCGGCGGGTTCCTCGGTCGGGTGTCGACCGACGCACACGGCGACGCGATCTGGGCGCACCTCGAAGCATCGGGGGTTGACCTCCGCTTCGCCCAGCGGGGGCCGGAGCCGACGGCGCAGGCCATCGTCACGACCGTTCCCGTGCAGTCGTTCGAGTTCGTGGGCGAGGGGACCGCTGATGCTTGCCTCGAGCCACTCGACGTCGAGGCGATCAACTCGACCGCCACCATCCTGCACGGTGGAACCCTCGGCATCTTCCGAGGCACGACGGCGCACGAGTACCAGCGAGTGCTGGCGTCCTTCGACGGCATCGTCTCGTTCGATCCGAACGTCCGCCCCCAGATCATGGGCGACGACGCCGATGCCTGGTGGCGCTTCGCCAATGCCTGGCTCGACCGGGCGGATCTGGTCCGCGGGTCAGACGAGGACTTCGACTGGATGGCGACGACACCCACCGAGGTGCTCGAGCGGGGTGCGTCGGTCGTGATCCGCACGGTTGGACCCGAGGGAGTGGCCGTCCACTTGGCCTCGGGCGAGATCGTCGACGTGCCGGCCAAGCGAGTCGATGTCGTCGACACGGTGGGTGCCGGCGATTCGTTCTGTGGCGCCGTGTTGACGCAGCTGTACGAGCGCAACGCACCGGAGCGTGGCCTCGATGCCGTCACCGTCGACGAGTGGCGAGAGATCGCCGCCTTCGGGGTGGCCGTTGCTGCGATCACGGTGTCACGAGCCGGTGCCAATCCGCCTTGGCGCCGCGAACTCGCGCTGTCGTAA